A genomic region of Miscanthus floridulus cultivar M001 chromosome 3, ASM1932011v1, whole genome shotgun sequence contains the following coding sequences:
- the LOC136546943 gene encoding equilibrative nucleotide transporter 3-like: MSMDVAGAEAPKGKFLGILVCWLLGNGSLFAWNSMLTIEDYYSHLFPNYHPTRVLTLSYQPFAFGITLIMTYYEAKMNTRLRNLAGFSLFFLGSFALIILDVATKGHGGLGVFIGVCIISAIFGTADANCQGALVGDLSLMCPEFIQSFMAGLAASGVLTSALRLITKAAFESSKDGLRIGAILFFSITCLFELVCLLLYTFVFGKLPIVKYYRAKAAAEGSKTVASDLAAAGIIAEQQGQIEEDPQKYKRLTTKELLMQNIDYAIDIYLIYVLTLSIFPGFLSEDTGEHNLGSWYALVLIAMYNVWDLIGRYVPLIPCLKLTSRKVMMAAVLARFLFIPAFYFTAKYGDQGYMIFLTSFLGLTNGYLTVCVLMEAPNGYNGPEQNALGNVLIVCLLGGLFSGVVLDWLWLIGKGW, from the exons ATGAGCATGGACGTAGCAGGTGCAGAGGCACCTAAG GGGAAATTCCTTGGTATACTTGTCTGCTGGCTTTTGGGAAATGGAAGCCTTTTCGCGTGGAACAGTATGCTCACCATTGAAGATTACTACTCCCATCTCTTCCCG AATTACCACCCAACAAGAGTACTCACGCTATCTTACCAGCCTTTTGCCTTTGGAATAACCCTCATCATGACATACTACGAAGCAAAGATGAACACAAGATTGAGAAATCTTGCAGGGTTTTCCCTTTTCTTCCTCGGTTCCTTTGCATTGATAATT CTGGATGTTGCAACTAAAGGACATGGTGGGCTTGGAGTTTTCATTGGTGTATGCATAATTAGCGCCATATTTGGGACAGCTGATGCTAATTGTCAAGGCGCATTGGTTGGCGACCTGTCTTTAATGTGCCCAGAGTTCATTCAG TCCTTCATGGCAGGCTTAGCTGCATCAGGGGTTCTCACATCAGCTTTGAGATTAATTACCAAGGCAGCTTTTGAGAGCTCAAAAGATGGTCTTCGCATTGGAGCTA TACTGTTCTTTTCCATCACATGCCTGTTCGAGCTGGTGTGCCTCCTGCTATACACGTTCGTCTTCGGCAAACTACCCATCGTGAAGTACTACCGTGCAAAGGCAGCCGCTGAAGGTAGCAAGACTGTTGCCAGCGACCTTGCTGCTGCAGGGATCATCGCTGAACAACAGGGACAA ATCGAGGAGGATCCACAGAAATACAAGCGTCTGACCACTAAAGAGCTGCTCATGCAGAACATCGACTACGCGATCGATATCTACCTGATATACGTCCTGACGCTGTCAATCTTCCCAGGATTTTTGTCTGAAGACACTGGAGAACACAAcctaggatcatg GTACGCACTTGTGCTGATTGCCATGTACAATGTGTGGGACCTGATCGGGAGGTACGTGCCGCTGATCCCGTGCTTGAAGCTAACCTCCCGGAAGGTCATGATGGCGGCTGTCTTGGCACGGTTCCTGTTCATCCCGGCGTTCTACTTCACGGCCAAATACGGCGACCAGGGGTACATGATCTTCCTAACCTCCTTCCTGGGGCTCACCAACGGGTACCTCACCGTGTGTGTGCTCATGGAGGCGCCCAACGGCTACAATGGCCCCGAGCAGAACGCGCTGGGCAACGTGCTCATCGTCTGCCTCCTCGGCGGCCTCTTCTCAGGCGTCGTGCTCGACTGGCTCTGGCTCATTGGCAAGGGCTGGTGA